From a region of the Paenibacillus lutimineralis genome:
- a CDS encoding carbohydrate ABC transporter permease, giving the protein MLLGVKETRRDKLFLAFTYFFVILAFVVVLYPLLYMISASISDPKYVASGEMWLWPKGITFDGYKRVFENTSIWIGYSNTILYTLVGTTINLVVTLPAAYALSRKDFVGRNFFMGMFMVTMFFSGGLVPSYLLIKSLGMINSMWAIVIPSAASIWNIIVSRTFFQGSIPPELQDAAQVDGCTNMRLFIKIILPLSMPIIAVMALFYGVGHWNNYFSAMIYLNDAGKYPLQLVLRQILVLQEMSAQGGGAIDTSTAAAMNSKAEIAALVKYAVIIVATIPVIVIYPFLQRYFVQGVMIGSVKG; this is encoded by the coding sequence ATGCTATTAGGTGTTAAAGAGACGAGAAGAGACAAGTTATTTCTAGCTTTTACTTACTTTTTTGTAATCCTAGCTTTTGTCGTTGTGCTGTATCCTTTGCTTTATATGATCAGTGCTTCCATCAGTGATCCGAAGTATGTTGCTTCCGGGGAGATGTGGCTGTGGCCAAAAGGAATTACGTTCGATGGTTATAAGCGAGTATTTGAGAATACGAGTATTTGGATTGGCTATAGTAATACTATTCTATACACGCTTGTCGGTACAACGATCAATCTGGTCGTTACACTGCCTGCAGCTTATGCGTTGAGCCGTAAAGACTTTGTTGGTCGCAACTTCTTCATGGGCATGTTCATGGTTACCATGTTCTTCAGTGGCGGACTGGTACCATCCTATTTGCTGATTAAGTCGCTTGGCATGATCAATTCGATGTGGGCAATTGTGATCCCTTCTGCGGCATCGATCTGGAATATTATCGTATCACGTACTTTCTTCCAGGGCTCTATTCCGCCAGAACTACAGGATGCTGCCCAAGTGGACGGATGTACGAATATGAGGCTGTTCATCAAAATTATTCTGCCGCTCTCTATGCCAATTATCGCGGTTATGGCTCTGTTCTATGGGGTCGGTCACTGGAACAACTATTTCTCGGCTATGATCTACTTGAATGACGCTGGGAAATACCCGCTTCAACTCGTCTTAAGACAGATTCTAGTGCTTCAAGAGATGTCTGCACAAGGCGGCGGAGCGATTGATACTTCAACGGCCGCAGCTATGAATAGCAAGGCGGAAATCGCGGCTTTGGTCAAATATGCGGTCATTATTGTAGCAACGATTCCAGTTATCGTGATCTATCCATTTTTACAGCGGTATTTTGTACAGGGTGTTATGATTGGTTCTGTTAAAGGTTAA